A single Limanda limanda chromosome 19, fLimLim1.1, whole genome shotgun sequence DNA region contains:
- the slc30a8 gene encoding proton-coupled zinc antiporter SLC30A8 — MIGEILGGYFAGSLAVMTDAAHLLVDFTSFIISLLSLWLSSRPATHKLSFGWHRAEILGALLSVVTIWLVTGVLVYLAVERLISDDYTIEGTIMLATSACAVLANIIMALTLHQSGHGHRRRAQQANASVRAAFVHVVGDLLQSVSVLVSAIIIFFKPEYKIADPICTFLFSIFVLCTTFTIMRDILIVLMEGTPAGVRYSEVQAGLLGVKGVTAVHNLRIWALTMNQAVMTAHVAIDESVDAQTVLREMTQACFSSYNFHSVTIQMERQADLKPGCTLCEDPKM, encoded by the exons ATGATCGGTGAAATCCTCG gtggGTATTTTGCAGGCAGCCTGGCGGTGATGACGGACGCCGCTCACCTGTTGGTCGACTTCACCAGCTTCATCATCAGCCTCTTGTCCCTCTGGCTCTCCTCCAGACCGGCCACACACAAGCTCAGCTTCGGCTGGCACCGTGCAG AGATCCTCGGCGCTCTGCTGTCGGTTGTCACCATCTGGCTGGTAACGGGAGTGTTGGTCTACCTGGCCGTGGAGCGCCTCATCAGCGACGACTACACCATCGAGGGCACTATCATGCTCGCTACCTCTGCTTGTGCGGTGCTGGCCAATATAAT CATGGCCCTCACCCTTCACCAGTCGGGCCACGGCCACA GGCGGAGGGCTCAGCAGGCCAACGCCAGCGTGCGAGCGGCCTTCGTCCACGTGGTGGGAGATCTCCTCCAGAGCGTCAGCGTGCTCGTCAGcgccatcatcatcttcttcaag cCGGAATACAAGATTGCTGACCCCATCTGCACCTTCCTGTTCTCCATATTCGTCTTATGCACGACCTTCACCATCATGAGAGACATCCTCATCGTCCTGATGGAAG GCACTCCAGCGGGGGTGCGGTACAGCGAGGTGCAGGCTGGTCTGCTGGGGGTGAAGGGCGTCACAGCCGTGCACAACCTCCGCATCTGGGCCCTCACCATGAACCAGGCTGTGATGACGGCACATGTAGCCATAG ACGAGTCGGTGGATGCTCAGACTGTCCTGAGAGAAATGACACAGGCGTGTTTCTCCTCCTACAACTTCCACTCTGTGACGATTCAAATGGAGAGGCAGGCCGACCTGAAGCCCGGGTGCACCCTGTGTGAGGACCCCAAGATGTAA
- the LOC133026334 gene encoding double-strand-break repair protein rad21 homolog A-like: MFYAHFVLSKRGPLAKIWLAAHWDKKLTKAHVFECNLESSVESIISPKVKMALRTSGHLLLGVVRIYHRKAKYLLADCNEAFIKIKMAFRPGVVDLPEENREAAYNAITLPEEFHDFDQPLPDLDDIDVAQQFNLNQSRVEEITMREEVGNLNLLQDNDFADFGMEDREMLREESAFEVDIMATSASNLLLEAEGVANPIVDKSNHLEYDDHYKDDFGDNPMESSEGGMLVDKLLSNEDGGGIFDDPPAIPASVMMPQDHGDDDDDFDALSAGAPDSPDSGPTEPLPVMADQAEQTAPVHNEEETFALEPIDITVKETKAKRKRKLIVDSVKELDSKTIRAQLSDYSDIVTTLDLAPPTKKLMMWKETGGVEKLFSLPAQSLWNMRLLKMFTRCLTPLVPDELRKRRKGGEADSLDEFLKDLENPEVPREETTGPQQRDIMDQTIMEEASLLQPAAVEGSRTTLDESVMPPPFSQRGIKRKSQDTEPDLPVSTDQQQQLETPSNVDLPPEETTTSLSQLMELDLLVDKKKNDDDSDEEEEEVQGDQDQEERRWNKRTQQMLHGLQRVMDKTGTQSISLLDMCCNNNRKQAAAKFYSFLVLKKQQAVELVQEEPYSDIVATPGPRFHII, encoded by the exons ATGTTCTACGCCCACTTCGTCCTCAGCAAGCGTGGGCCGCTCGCCAAGATCTGGCTGGCGGCCCACTGGGACAAGAAGCTGACCAAAGCCCACGTGTTCGAGTGCAATCTGGAGAGCAGCGTGGAGAGCATCATCTCACCCAAG GTGAAAATGGCTCTGCGGACCTCCGGGCACCTGCTGCTGGGGGTGGTGAGGATCTACCACAGGAAGGCCAAGTACCTGCTGGCCGACTGCAACGAGGCCTTCATCAAGATCAAGATGGCTTTTAGACCAG GTGTGGTGGATCTGCCggaggagaacagagaagcAGCCTACAACGCCATCACTCTTCCTGAGGAGTTCCATGACTTCGACCAGCCACTGCCAGACCTCGA TGACATTGACGTGGCTCAGCAGTTCAACTTGAaccagagcagagtggaggagatcaccatgagggaggaggtgggcaACCTCAACCTGCTGCAGGACAACGACTTTG CTGACTTCGGGATGGAGGACCGCGAGATGCTGCGGGAGGAGAGTGCGTTCGAGGTGGACATCATGGCCACGTCGGCCTCCAACCTGCTCCTGGAGGCGGAGGGCGTGGCTAACCCGATAGTGGACAAGTCCAACCACCTGGAGTACGACGACCACTACAAGGACGACTTTGGTGACAACCCCATGGAGAGCAGTGAGGGAGGCATGCTGG TGGACAAGCTTCTTAGCAATGAGGACGGAGGTGGAATCTTTGACGACCCCCCCGCCATCCCAGCGAGTGTGATGATGCCTCAGGACCACGGAGATGATGACGATGACTTTGACGCCCTCTCGG CGGGAGCTCCAGACAGTCCAGACTCAGGCCCCACTGAGCCCCTGCCGGTCATGGCCGACCAGGCGGAACAGACGGCGCCGGTTCACAACGAGGAGGAAACCTTCGCCCTGGAGCCCATTGACATCACAG TGAAGGAGACCAAGGCAAAGCGTAAGAGGAAGTTGATTGTGGACAGCGTGAAGGAGTTGGACAGTAAAACCATCCGTGCACAGCTCTCTGATTACTCAGACATCGTCACCACGCTGGACCTGGCGCCTCCCACCAAGAAGCTGATGATGTGGAAGGAGACCGGGGGAGTGGAGAAGCTCTTCTCCCTGCCAGCTCAGTCGCTCTGGAACATGAGGCTGCTCAAG ATGTTCACAAGGTGTCTGACGCCCCTGGTGCCTGatgagctgaggaagaggaggaaaggtgGAGAGGCCGACAGTCTGGATGAGTTCCTCAAAGATCTGGAGAATCCAGAGGTCCCCAGAGAGGAAACCACAGGTCCCCAGCAGAGAGACATCATGG ACCAAACCATCATGGAGGAGGCCAGCCTGCTTCAGCCTGCAGCGGTGGAGGGCAGCAGGACCACGCTGGACGAGTCAGTGATGCCGCCACCATTCTCCCAACGAGGCATAAAACGCAAATCCCAGGACACAGAGCCAGATCTGCCTGTGAGTACAGAT cagcagcagcagctggagacacCATCCAATGTGGACTTGCCCCCAGAGGAGACCACCACGAGCCTCAGCCAGCTGATGGAGTTGGACCTGCTCGTTGACAAGAAGAAGAACGATGACGACTCTGATGAAGAG gaggaggaggtgcagggagaccaggaccaggaggagaggaggtggaacaaaagAACCCAGCAGATGCTCCATGGTCTccag AGGGTGATGGACAAAACGGGCACCCAGTCGATCAGCCTGCTGGACATgtgctgcaacaacaacaggaagcagGCGGCAGCCAAGTTCTACAGCTTCCTGGttctgaagaagcagcaggcGGTGGAGCTGGTGCAGGAGGAGCCTTACAGTGACATCGTCGCCACGCCCGGACCTCGCTTCCACATCATCTAG
- the utp23 gene encoding rRNA-processing protein UTP23 homolog, translating into MKIKRQKAAKKTISFYKYNFSFREPFQILLDGTFCQAALKNKIQIKEQMPKYLMGEVQLCTTNCALKELETLGKELYGAKLILQRYQVRNCAHFKDPVPASECLLSMLGETNQHHYFVATQDHTLTAGLKKISGCPLFYIISNTIVLDKPSQVSLDQVQAVSLGELVSPAQQQSIRSLKEEQGIGQVEGERRGKKRRRKQSHPNPLSCLKKKKKGPTPPLKKKTEEGEKKRNRQKKQKTEEVPAPAITNT; encoded by the exons ATGAAGATCAAGAGACAGAAAGCAGCCAAGAAAACCATCAGCTTCTACAAGTACAACTTCAGCTTCCGGGAACCGTTCCAGATCCTCCTGGACGGGACCTTCTGCCAGGCGGCCCTGAAGAACAAGATCCAGATCAAGGAGCAGATGCCCAAGTACCTGATGGGGGAAGTTCAGCTGTGCACCACCAA CTGTGCACTGAAAGAGCTGGAGACTCTGGGGAAGGAGCTGTACGGAGCCAAACTCATCCTGCAGAGGTATCAGGTCAGGAACTGTGCACACTTCAAGGACCCAGTTCCTGCATCCGAGTGTCTGCTGTCCATGCTGGGGGAGACCAACCAACACCACTACTTTGTAGCCACACAG GACCACACTCTGACCGCAGGCCTGAAGAAGATCTCGGGCTGTCCTCTGTTCTACATCATCTCCAACACCATCGTCCTGGACAAGCCCAGCCAGGTGTCTCTCGATCAGGTCCAGGCCGTCTCGCTGGGGGAGCTGGTGAGCCCGGCCCAGCAGCAGAGCATCCGCAgcctgaaggaggagcagggcaTCGGCCAGGTGGAAGGAGAGAGacgagggaagaagaggaggaggaaacaaagccATCCTAACCCTCTGAGCTGcctgaagaaaaagaagaaaggaccGACACCGcccctgaagaagaagacggaggagggggagaagaagagaaatcgacagaagaagcagaagacgGAGGAAGTGCCTGCTCCTGCAATAACAAATACATAA